One window of the Gloeomargarita sp. SKYB120 genome contains the following:
- a CDS encoding ABC transporter ATP-binding protein — protein sequence MAQLILEQVTQRFGRLVAVADVSLHIPDGEFWVLMGPSGCGKSTILRTVAGLLPVQQGRIFFGDQCVNHVPARERDVAMVFQNYALYPHLTVAENLEFGLRMRGVAPRERQQRVQWVAELLGLTALLGKKPGQLSGGQQQRVALGRAMVRQPQVFLLDEPLSNLDSRLRDQTRTELKRLHQQFPVTTLYVTHDQTEAMTLADQLVVMHQGRVQQVGSPQQLYQQPANKTVALFLGHPPMNLLPAWLFPGVPSTVEVGVRPEAVEVTAPEQGHLRGQVSVVEPLGDVNLVQVELERDVSLWLKTRCEVRPQEWLGLRIPEVKRYYFDVATGQSRLFTSV from the coding sequence ATGGCTCAATTGATTCTGGAACAGGTGACGCAGCGGTTTGGCCGGCTGGTGGCGGTAGCGGACGTCTCGTTGCACATCCCCGATGGGGAATTTTGGGTGTTGATGGGGCCGTCCGGCTGCGGCAAGTCCACGATTTTGCGCACAGTGGCGGGATTATTGCCAGTGCAGCAGGGGCGGATTTTTTTCGGAGACCAGTGTGTCAACCACGTGCCAGCGCGCGAACGGGATGTAGCGATGGTGTTTCAAAACTACGCCCTGTACCCCCACCTGACCGTGGCTGAGAATCTGGAGTTTGGGTTGCGGATGCGGGGTGTGGCTCCGCGGGAACGGCAACAGCGAGTGCAATGGGTCGCCGAGTTGTTGGGGTTAACGGCGTTGCTTGGGAAAAAGCCGGGGCAACTTTCCGGCGGTCAACAACAGCGAGTGGCCTTGGGGCGAGCCATGGTGCGGCAACCCCAGGTGTTCCTATTAGATGAACCCCTCTCCAACTTAGACAGCCGCCTACGGGACCAAACCCGCACCGAATTGAAGCGATTGCACCAGCAGTTTCCCGTCACCACGCTCTATGTCACTCACGACCAGACCGAAGCCATGACACTGGCGGACCAACTGGTGGTGATGCACCAGGGGCGCGTGCAACAGGTGGGTTCTCCGCAGCAGTTGTACCAACAACCGGCGAATAAAACCGTGGCCTTGTTTCTGGGCCATCCCCCCATGAATCTGTTGCCGGCTTGGCTTTTCCCTGGCGTGCCCTCCACTGTGGAGGTCGGCGTACGTCCCGAAGCGGTGGAGGTAACCGCCCCAGAGCAAGGGCACCTGCGAGGCCAGGTCAGCGTGGTTGAACCCCTGGGAGATGTGAATTTAGTGCAAGTTGAGCTGGAGCGGGATGTATCGCTGTGGCTCAAAACCCGCTGCGAAGTGCGCCCTCAGGAATGGCTGGGGCTACGCATTCCCGAGGTCAAGCGCTATTACTTTGACGTCGCCACCGGGCAGAGTCGCTTGTTCACGAGCGTCTAG